The following coding sequences lie in one Vicia villosa cultivar HV-30 ecotype Madison, WI unplaced genomic scaffold, Vvil1.0 ctg.001822F_1_1, whole genome shotgun sequence genomic window:
- the LOC131636748 gene encoding uncharacterized protein LOC131636748, translating into MLSANWKRFLHMVNSCLLVPAAEDGFEWMPSHEGVFSVASVAVLLEEYKEPAWGTVIIRRLSTMWKSLVPQKIKIFAWRLLISRLPLKDLLLLRGLVANNIDPKCPFCDNIEESLEHLFFFCHISKNIWEKVLQWVGFSSGLLREAFLGLDDIQSKVSKSSNRDKVNIIWLATTWSLWLMRNDIVFNNETFSFEKVFNRIVFLSWRWSECSILFPRTSFYDWYKLPI; encoded by the coding sequence ATGCTATCGGCAAATTGGAAGAGGTTTTTGCATATGGTGAACTCGTGTTTGCTGGTTCCTGCTGCTGAGGATGGTTTCGAGTGGATGCCAAGCCATGAAGGTGTGTTTTCAGTAGCAAGTGTGGCTGTTttacttgaggagtataaggagccaGCTTGGGGTACTGTTATTATTAGGAGACTGAGCACAATGTGGAAATCGTTGGTTccgcaaaaaataaaaatttttgcTTGGAGGTTGTTGATTTCTAGGCTGCCCTTGAAAGATTTGTTGCTGCTTAGAGGTTTGGTAGCGAACAACATAGATCCTAAATGCCCATTTTGTGATAACATTGAGGAATCCTTGGAACACTTGTTCTTCTTCTGCCATATTTCAAAGAACATATGGGAAAAGGTTCTTCAGTGGGTTGGTTTTAGCTCAGGCCTTTTAAGGGAGGCGTTTTTGGGTCTTGATGATATTCAATCCAAGGTGTCAAAATCAAGTAACCGGGATAAAGTTAATATTATTTGGTTGGCGACTACTTGGAGTTTATGGCTTATGAGGAATGACATTGTTTTCAACAATGAAACTTTTAGTTTTGAGAAGGTGTTTAACAGAATTGTGTTCCTGTCGTGGCGGTGGTCGGAGTGTAGTATTTTGTTTCCTAGAACTAGTTTCTACGATTGGTATAAGTTACCAATTTAG
- the LOC131636739 gene encoding GDSL esterase/lipase At5g45670-like: MACETKTWFGLYLVFLAACNMQHCVGSSQVPCLFIFGDSFSDSGNNNYIKTTAKANYLPFGIDFPTGPTGRATNGRTKVDIIGELLGFKKFIPPFANTTGYDILKGVNYASSSAGIRYETGKRTAINNIALGLQLQNHIITVSRIVAKLGGLRQAQNHLSKCLYYVYIGTNDYALNYFQPDLYPTSSIYNPEQYAQALIVELSFYLQVLHKTWASKLVLVGLDNIGCAPLEIANEGKLNGSCVEEQNAAALIFSQKLRSVVDEFNALRIFSKTIFINTTAITLDSSVGFTVTNASCCPTKDNGFCFPDSIPCTDRNEYVYFDGIHPTEAVNNLVALASYDSSSYPDVTYPMDINKLAQFIYEKET; this comes from the exons ATGGCTTGCGAGACTAAAACATGGTTTGGTTTGTATCTTGTTTTCTTGGCTGCATGCAACATGCAGCATTGTGTTGGTTCATCTCAAGTGCCTTGCCTATTCATATTTGGAGACTCCTTCTCTGACAGTGGAAACAACAACTATATTAAAACCACTGCAAAGGCCAATTACTTGCCATTCGGTATCGACTTTCCAACAGGACCAACTGGAAGAGCTACCAATGGAAGAACCAAAGTTGACATAATTG GCGAACTACTTGGATTTAAAAAATTCATCCCACCTTTTGCAAATACTACTGGCTATGATATTCTCAAAGGTGTTAACTATGCATCTAGTTCGGCTGGAATTCGTTACGAAACAGGAAAAAGAACAGCG ATTAATAATATCGCATTGGGATTACAGTTACAAAATCACATAATCACAGTGTCCAGAATTGTTGCCAAGCTTGGCGGTTTGCGACAAGCCCAAAATCATTTGTCAAAGTGCTTGTATTATGTATATATAGGCACCAATGATTACGCACTAAATTATTTTCAACCCGATCTCTATCCAACAAGTAGCATCTATAACCCTGAACAATATGCTCAAGCTCTTATCGTCGAATTATCCTTTTATCTACAG GTTTTGCATAAGACTTGGGCAAGTAAACTCGTGCTAGTTGGGTTGGATAACATAGGTTGTGCTCCGCTTGAGATTGCTAATGAGGGGAAACTTAATGGATCATGtgttgaagaacagaatgctGCTGCATTAATATTTAGTCAAAAGCTTAGATCTGTTGTGGATGAATTCAATGCCTTGCGAATTTTTTCCAAAACTATCTTCATAAATACCACTGCAATCACCCTAGACAGCTCAGTTG GTTTTACTGTTACAAATGCTTCATGTTGTCCGACGAAGGATAATGGATTTTGTTTTCCTGATTCAATACCATGCACCGATAGGAATGAatatgtttattttgatggaattCACCCCACAGAAGCCGTGAACAACCTTGTTGCATTAGCTTCGTATGATAGCAGTTCTTATCCAGATGTGACTTATCCAATGGATATCAACAAACTTGCTCAGTTCATTTATGAAAAGGAGACTTAG